The following DNA comes from Candidatus Palauibacter soopunensis.
GCCCGCCTCCCACCACACGACGTGATCCTTGATCGTATCGAGTTTACGGAACGCCCGATCCAGGCCCTCCGGCGTGTCGAGCAGGGCGTACACCTCCTCCACCGGCACACCGTCCGCCAGGAGGGCGAACTCGAGGTTGAACATCGGAACACGGCGCATCCCGCGGCGCCCGGGGAACTTCTCGAGATCGAAGAAGTCCGCGATCGTCGCCGGTGCGGCGTCCGGATAACGGCTCGCATCGAACGCGTAGATCGTGGACCAGACGACAACCCCGACTCCGCAGTCCGAAAGGGTCCCCGGCACAAAATCCTCCGCCGCCGCCGTCCCGTCCGCTCCGGGGGGCAGCATCTCCGCATCGATGTACTCCAGCAGCCCCTCGTCGCAGGCGAGCGTGACGTCCGACACGTTGAGGTCCACGACGTCCCAATAGACGTTGCCCACTTCCACCTGGGCGCGGATCTGAGCCAGGCCGCCGGTGAAGTCCTCGACGTCCACCCGGATGCCGGAGGCGTCGGTGAACGGCTCGAACCACGCCTCCGTACTCGCCTTCTGGTACGAGCCGCCGTAGGAGACGGCGGTGATCGACTGGGCGGTGGCGTGGGCGGCGAAACACGCGACGAGAGCGGCGGCGGACGCGGACGTGCGCGCCGCGGCACGCGCAAGCGGGTCAGTTCCCACGGGTCAGCCAGGCGCTGAAGCGCTCGTTCAGCGCGTCCTGGTTGTCCACCCAGAACTCCCAATCGTTCCGCAGCGCGCGCGCCACGTTTTCCGGGCTCGTGGGCAGGTGGGGTGCCATCTCGACGCCGGTTGCGAGGTGCGTGGTGACGAGCGGTTCTCCCGACCGGCGGGCCGGACCGTAGGAGATCCGGCGCGCGACCGCCGCCAGCGACTCGCCCGTCGTCGCGAAGCGGAGGAAGCGGAGTGCGTTTTCCAGCCGCGGCGTCCTCGCCACGATGCTCAGCTGGCCGTAGTCGAGCACCTGGCCGTCCCACACGATGACGAACGGCTGCTCCTCCAGGACCTGCGCATTGAAGATGCGGCCGTTGTAAGCGGTGCTCATCACGACCTCGCCGTCCGCGAGCATCTGGGGAGGCTGGGCGCCCGCCTCCCACCAGATGACCTGGTCCGCGACCGTATCCAGCTTGTCGAAGGCCCGGTCCAGCCCCTCCGGGGTGCGCAGAACGGCGTAGACGTCGTCGAGCGGTACGCCGTCGGCGATGAGGGCGAACTCGAGGTTCACCTGCGGTACGCGACGCATGCCGCGGCGCCCGGGGAACCTCTCCAGGTCGAAGAAATCCGCCATCGTCGCGGGCTTCTCATCCGGGAAGAGGTCGGCGTTGTACGCGTAGACGGTGGAATAGAACAGCATCCCGGCCCCGCACGGACCCTGCAGCTCCGGATAGAAGTCATCCCTCGCGGGCGTCCCGTCGGGGGCCGGCGGTAGCATGTCGATGTCGATCGGCTCCAGCAGACCTTCGTCGCAGCCCCGCATCGCGTCCGCCATCTCCAGGTCCACGACATCCCAGTAGACCGCATCGACATCGACCTGCGCACGGATCTGGGCGAGGCCGCCGTTGTAGTCCTCCATGTCCACCCGAAT
Coding sequences within:
- a CDS encoding ABC transporter substrate-binding protein; this translates as MKKRSAIHASRGVALVLLAVAAVFTLGCGPQAPEGPAITAVSWGGSYGRAYRGAIQIPFMDETGIRVDMEDYNGGLAQIRAQVDVDAVYWDVVDLEMADAMRGCDEGLLEPIDIDMLPPAPDGTPARDDFYPELQGPCGAGMLFYSTVYAYNADLFPDEKPATMADFFDLERFPGRRGMRRVPQVNLEFALIADGVPLDDVYAVLRTPEGLDRAFDKLDTVADQVIWWEAGAQPPQMLADGEVVMSTAYNGRIFNAQVLEEQPFVIVWDGQVLDYGQLSIVARTPRLENALRFLRFATTGESLAAVARRISYGPARRSGEPLVTTHLATGVEMAPHLPTSPENVARALRNDWEFWVDNQDALNERFSAWLTRGN
- a CDS encoding ABC transporter substrate-binding protein, coding for MGTDPLARAAARTSASAAALVACFAAHATAQSITAVSYGGSYQKASTEAWFEPFTDASGIRVDVEDFTGGLAQIRAQVEVGNVYWDVVDLNVSDVTLACDEGLLEYIDAEMLPPGADGTAAAEDFVPGTLSDCGVGVVVWSTIYAFDASRYPDAAPATIADFFDLEKFPGRRGMRRVPMFNLEFALLADGVPVEEVYALLDTPEGLDRAFRKLDTIKDHVVWWEAGAQPPQMLADGEVVMSTAYNGRIFNAQVLENQPFVIVWDGQLLDINQLAIVAGTPRVEEAMRLASFASTAEALAALGRRISYGPARASAAPLITTHLETGVEMGPHLPTHPSNMARALWRDWAWWVDNQDVLNERFSAWLAR